A part of Rattus rattus isolate New Zealand chromosome 4, Rrattus_CSIRO_v1, whole genome shotgun sequence genomic DNA contains:
- the Smim34a gene encoding LOW QUALITY PROTEIN: small integral membrane protein 34A (The sequence of the model RefSeq protein was modified relative to this genomic sequence to represent the inferred CDS: inserted 1 base in 1 codon), giving the protein MVWLWAYTLSPGHFVSSGPFCFLATKWTPQEAFNQTQSSSLLRDPVEGKNSTNSTRTLRLPDPTGAAWYILTIIGIYGLIFIFRLASNILRXRSLEDIYCSDLPSELKRKGFQSRVAQCPSLISSNAAVLQPQQLGLEPKCEDSRLH; this is encoded by the exons ATGGTTTGGTTATGGGCCTACACTCTTAGCCCAGGACACTTTGTCTCATCTGGGCCTTTCTGTTTCCTAGCAACCAAGTGGACACCCCAAGAAGCCTTCAACCAGACCCAGTCCAGCTCCCTCCTGCGTGACCCGGTGGAGGGGAAGAACAGCACCAATTCCACCAGGACCCTGAGGCTGCCGGATCCAACCGGCGCTGCGTGGTACATCCTCACCATCATTGGCATCTATGGACTCATCTTCATCTTCCGGCTGGCCAGTAACATTCTCA AGAGGTCCTTGGAGGACATTTACTGCTCAGACTTACCTTCTGAACTCAAAAGGAAAGGGTTTCAGAGCAGGGTGGCCCAGTGTCCGTCACTGATCAGCAGCAACGCAGCTGTCCTTCAGCCTCAGCAGCTCGGCCTGGAACCAAAGTGTGAAGACAGCAGGCTCCACTGA
- the Fam243a gene encoding protein FAM243A, producing the protein MAHFTNCLLKNIIIKSQFDSTKRRQCLQYLNALRSLQRNGYKTVYFGETEIPETLVTGEDFSDNGYMQTPSWCILHAGSSQGWVPWKYRMFLKDDLHIKQEDSLFFEFCDIAKRAYGKCAIVVKGRRQRDEAKLKTSKGEEGQAYVPRSINLTSIVCSPGVAKSYGHELISLPLPYNYLNPLDSAWSFVKWFIINNRKEFCLKSVDNIYTYQYILFSDLISKGIEKVNLTKWKALTNKVRRWENYYLGKFS; encoded by the coding sequence ATGGCCCACTTCACCAACTGTCTTCTGAAGAACATCATCATCAAAAGTCAGTTTGACAGTACCAAGAGGAGGCAGTGTCTTCAGTATCTCAACGCTCTGAGGTCGCTCCAGCGTAATGGATACAAGACCGTGTATTTCGGGGAAACTGAGATCCCAGAAACTCTGGTCACCGGGGAAGACTTTAGTGATAACGGTTACATGCAAACGCCATCCTGGTGTATTCTACATGCTGGGAGCAGTCAAGGGTGGGTGCCTTGGAAATACCGCATGTTCCTGAAGGACGACCTGCACATCAAGCAGGAAGACAGCCTATTTTTTGAGTTCTGCGACATTGCGAAGAGGGCCTATGGCAAGTGCGCCATTGTGGTCAAAGGGAGAAGGCAGCGAGATGAGGCGAAGTTAAAGAcgagcaaaggggaggagggccAGGCCTACGTTCCAAGAAGCATTAATTTAACGAGCATCGTGTGCTCCCCAGGAGTGGCCAAGTCCTACGGCCACGAActaatctctctgcctctcccctatAATTATCTGAACCCCTTAGACTCAGCCTGGTCTTTCGTGAAATGGTTTATCATAAACAACCGGAAAGAGTTTTGCCTGAAGTCTGTTGACAACATCTACACTTACCAATATATACTCTTCAGTGACTTAATTAGCAAAGGGATTGAGAAGGTTAACCTGACCAAGTGGAAGGCTCTAACCAACAAGGTTCGGAGGTGGGAGAACTATTATCTCGGGAAGTTCTCTTAA